A segment of the Actinomycetota bacterium genome:
CAGCAGCAGCTTGGTCAAAGCCCGACTGCCTGCTGCTGGTGTGAGGTTGTTACTTGAGCTCGACGGTGGCGCCGGCTTCTTCCAGCTGGGCCTTGGCCTTTTCGGCAACTTCCTTGGCGACCTTCTCCAGGATCGGCTTCGGGAACGCCTCGACCAGGTCCTTGGCTTCCTTCAAGCCGAGCTGGGTAAGAGCGCGGACTTCCTTGATGACCTGGATCTTCTTCTCGCCGATGCCGGTCAGGACAACGTCGAACTCGTCCTGCTCCTCGGCCTCGGGAGCGGCTCCGCCGCCACCGCCGCCGCCGGCGCCGGGTGCTGCTGCCATCATCTGGGGTGCTGCGGTAACGCCGAACTTCTCCTCGAACGACTTGACGAACTCGGAGAGCTCGAGAACCGTCATCTCGCCTATTGCATCCAGCAAGTCGCCTGCAGATACCTTTGCCATTTGTGCCTCCTACGCTTGCGTCTCGGCTGCGCCGGACGAATCTTCAGTGGGTGTGTTCTCGGTTGCGGCGGCTGCCTCGGGAGCGGCCGGCGCGTCTTCGGTGGGTGCCGGGGCCTCGGGTGCGGCTGCCGGAGCCGGAGCTTCAGCGTCAGCCGGAGCCGGAGCTTCTGTTTCATTGGCTGCGGCGACGCCTCGCTGCTGCTGCAGCGCATACAGGGCGTTGCCCAGGCTTCCGAGCGGTGCGTAAAGCAGGCTCGCCATCTTCTGGATCGGCGAGTTCAACAGACCTGCCAGCTTGGACAGCAGAACCTCACGGGACTCGACCGAAGCCAGAGCCTTCGCCTGCTGAGCGTCCAGGACCTTACCG
Coding sequences within it:
- the rplL gene encoding 50S ribosomal protein L7/L12 translates to MAKVSAGDLLDAIGEMTVLELSEFVKSFEEKFGVTAAPQMMAAAPGAGGGGGGGAAPEAEEQDEFDVVLTGIGEKKIQVIKEVRALTQLGLKEAKDLVEAFPKPILEKVAKEVAEKAKAQLEEAGATVELK
- the rplJ gene encoding 50S ribosomal protein L10; this encodes MPKPQKVAAVKELREKLESSDAALLAEFTGLKVGEMMQVRRSLAENGTEFGVVKNTLGRIAATEANMADLIPLLRGSTAIAFVNGDAVLAAKSLDDVAKKYPALVVKGGILGGKVLDAQQAKALASVESREVLLSKLAGLLNSPIQKMASLLYAPLGSLGNALYALQQQRGVAAANETEAPAPADAEAPAPAAAPEAPAPTEDAPAAPEAAAATENTPTEDSSGAAETQA